In one window of Desulforhabdus amnigena DNA:
- a CDS encoding PFL family protein, giving the protein MLTDREVLSTFEMLKNEHLDVRTVTLGISLFDCADRDLKRFKKNIHDKISRLARNLVVTCDEVGVRYGIPIVNKRISVSPVAVAACPFSAGQMVEIAQTLDDTAREIGIDFIGGFSALVEKGMTTGDRALIEAIPEALTATERVCASVNVASTHAGINMDAVYLMGQTIKRAAHLTEKADGIACAKLCVFANIPQDVPFMAGAYLGVGEPDAVINVGVSGPGVVRKAIDRARAVNPKLDLGELSEIIKRTAFKVTRVGEIIGRQVARKLGVPFGVVDLSLAPTPNVGDSVGEIFQSLGLKSIGVPGSTAVLAMLNDAVKKGGAFASSYVGGLSGAFIPVSEDLNIAEAARKGHLTLEKLEAMTSVCSVGLDMVALPGEVSAETIAAIIADEMAIGVINKKTTATRLIPVPGKKAGEKAFFGGLLGEATIIKVADNGGSREFMSLGGRIPAPMQSLVN; this is encoded by the coding sequence ATGCTTACAGATCGGGAAGTACTTTCCACTTTTGAGATGCTCAAGAATGAACACCTGGACGTACGCACCGTTACGTTGGGGATCAGCCTTTTTGATTGTGCCGACCGGGACCTGAAACGCTTCAAGAAAAATATTCACGACAAAATTTCCCGTCTTGCGCGCAACCTGGTCGTGACGTGTGACGAGGTCGGTGTAAGATACGGGATACCCATTGTGAACAAGCGCATTTCCGTGAGTCCTGTCGCCGTGGCTGCCTGTCCGTTTTCAGCCGGGCAGATGGTTGAGATCGCTCAGACTCTGGATGATACGGCCAGAGAAATCGGCATCGATTTCATCGGGGGCTTCAGTGCCCTCGTGGAAAAAGGGATGACCACGGGAGACCGTGCCCTCATCGAAGCCATTCCGGAAGCTCTCACGGCAACCGAGCGTGTCTGCGCCTCGGTGAATGTGGCTTCCACGCATGCCGGCATCAACATGGATGCGGTCTATCTCATGGGACAGACCATCAAGCGGGCCGCACATCTCACTGAAAAAGCGGATGGCATTGCGTGTGCCAAACTCTGCGTTTTTGCCAACATCCCCCAGGATGTCCCTTTCATGGCGGGAGCCTACCTGGGGGTCGGCGAACCGGATGCCGTGATTAATGTGGGAGTCAGCGGTCCCGGCGTCGTGCGGAAAGCCATTGATCGGGCCCGTGCAGTCAATCCCAAACTGGATCTGGGGGAGCTTTCAGAAATCATCAAACGCACGGCCTTCAAAGTCACGCGGGTAGGGGAGATCATCGGCAGGCAGGTGGCCAGAAAGCTCGGTGTTCCCTTCGGAGTTGTCGATCTCTCCCTGGCTCCGACACCCAACGTGGGCGACAGCGTGGGGGAGATCTTTCAGAGCCTGGGCCTGAAGTCCATCGGGGTACCCGGTTCGACGGCCGTGCTTGCCATGCTCAATGATGCGGTGAAAAAGGGTGGGGCCTTTGCCAGTTCCTATGTGGGCGGGTTGAGCGGGGCCTTCATTCCAGTGAGTGAGGATTTGAACATTGCGGAAGCCGCGCGCAAGGGCCATTTGACCCTGGAAAAGCTGGAAGCCATGACCAGCGTGTGCTCTGTGGGATTAGACATGGTGGCCCTTCCCGGCGAAGTATCGGCAGAAACCATTGCCGCCATCATTGCCGACGAAATGGCGATCGGTGTCATCAACAAGAAGACCACAGCCACCCGTCTCATTCCCGTACCGGGCAAGAAAGCCGGAGAAAAAGCCTTTTTCGGTGGACTGCTCGGAGAAGCGACGATCATCAAGGTGGCCGACAACGGTGGATCACGGGAATTCATGTCCCTTGGAGGGCGCATCCCGGCACCCATGCAAAGCCTGGTCAATTGA